From Nicotiana tabacum cultivar K326 chromosome 15, ASM71507v2, whole genome shotgun sequence, the proteins below share one genomic window:
- the LOC107792236 gene encoding two-component response regulator ORR26, with the protein MMENSKSSAGFSSPRSDNFPAGLRVLVVDDDPTWLKILEKMLKKCSYEVTTCGLAQEALNLLRERKDHGFEIVISDVNMPDMDGFKLLEHVGLEMDLPVIMMSVDGETSRVMKGVQHGACDYLLKPIRMKELRNIWQHVLRKRMHEARDIGNHEMDLFDQLWMFNGTDSGNKRKDFDDKEISVHSSSMKKPRVVWTVDLHQKFVKAVNQIGFHKAGPKKILDLMAVPWLTRENVASHLQKYRLYLTRLQKGGMKHPNVSSKENSLQNPVDVCADVTNDKCSKAIAQNCKSNIYESKVKGVVSIPVAEPGSVVGDNFDSHTAGSKTSLSGLINTDVKSVDVPTPYCFTGEAPQPQYKQDFKPRFPSENQPLPGIPHQIQVDCTQPTCSLNLVPSHEMREWDRLSGKENKLSSFFKSTSGVGKLSALEAIQPVSHQINFHSLEQIPSTWSMTSQNVDQNLVNGLQSSTGNVTLGSGSVVASLAEDMCDTSIQGECFPAYNGLRNIQQFHYNEPQPISGVSTCLYDTLRFDYEYPNDSLEGIVLDQGLFIV; encoded by the exons ATGATGGAGAATAGTAAGAGCAGTGCAGGGTTTTCTTCTCCAAGAAGTGATAATTTTCCGGCTGGTTTACGGGtacttgttgttgatgatgatcctACCTGGTTGAAAATTCTTGAAAAGATGCTTAAGAAGTGCTCTTATGAAG TGACGACATGTGGTCTAGCACAAGAGGCTTTGAATCTTCTCCGAGAAAGAAAGgatcatgggtttgagattgtgatAAGTGATGTTAACATGCCTGACATGGATGGATTTAAGCTTCTGGAGCATGTTGGACTAGAGATGGATCTTCCTGTCATAA TGATGTCTGTCGATGGAGAAACAAGCAGGGTAATGAAGGGCGTTCAACACGGTGCATGTGATTATCTCTTGAAACCTATACGGATGAAAGAACTTAGAAACATATGGCAGCATGTGCTCAGAAAAAGGATGCACGAGGCAAGGGACATCGGAAACCATGAAATGGACCTATTTGATCAACTGTGGATGTTTAATGGAACTGATTCAGGCAACAAGAGAAAAGATTTTGACGATAAAGAAATTAGTGTTCATTCTTCTTCCATGAAGAAACCCAGAGTAGTTTGGACTGTAGATCTTCATCAGAAATTTGTCAAAGCCGTAAACCAGATTGGATTTCACA AAGCTGGTCCCAAGAAGATACTTGACTTGATGGCTGTTCCATGGTTGACTAGAGAAAATGTTGCTAGCCACTTACAG AAGTATCGCCTATACTTGACTAGGTTGCAGAAAGGTGGGATGAAGCATCCGAATGTTTCttctaaagaaaattctcttCAGAATCCAGTGGATGTGTGCGCTGATGTTACAAATGACAAGTGTAGTAAAGCTATTGCTCAAAATTGTAAGTCCAACATATATGAGAGCAAGGTAAAAGGTGTTGTTTCAATCCCAGTAGCAGAGCCGGGGTCTGTGGTTGGAGATAACTTTGATTCTCACACTGCTGGTTCAAAGACAAGCCTCAGTGGATTGATCAATACTGATGTAAAAAGTGTCGATGTACCCACTCCATATTGCTTTACTGGAGAAGCTCCACAACCTCAATACAAACAAGATTTCAAACCACGTTTTCCGTCAGAAAATCAGCCACTGCCCGGGATTCCTCATCAAATCCAAGTGGATTGCACACAACCAACTTGTTCTCTCAACCTTGTACCTTCTCATGAAATGAGGGAGTGGGACAGACTTTCCGGTAAAGAAAATAAGCTTTCTTCTTTCTTCAAGAGCACAAGTGGAGTAGGAAAATTATCTGCATTGGAAGCCATTCAACCTGTGAGCCATCAAATAAATTTTCATTCCCTTGAGCAAATTCCAAGTACATGGAGTATGACGAGTCAAAATGTAGATCAAAATCTAGTCAATGGTCTGCAATCGAGCACAGGAAATGTAACTTTGGGAAGTGGATCAGTTGTTGCATCTCTAGCTGAGGACATGTGTGATACTTCTATTCAAGGTGAATGTTTTCCAGCTTATAATGGTCTTCGGAACATACAACAATTTCACTACAATGAACCACAACCCATTTCTGGAGTTTCAACATGCTTGTATGATACATTGAGGTTTGATTATGAGTATCCAAATGATTCATTGGAAGGTATTGTGTTGGACCAAGGTCTGTTCATAGTCTAA